From the Nostoc sp. PCC 7107 genome, the window CACCCAACCTACTATTCTCTTAACTGAACCGTATTGTCCTTTAAGGTAGATATAAAACCCATACCTGTGGAAAAGACGCTACTCTTGTACTATGGTTTAGAGTAGAATTAGCAACTAAGCTAAAAAAGACTGCCAATGGTGTTTGATCCTGACTTTTTGAATGACAACTCCGAGGAACACCCGAATCAACTTCTAAGCGAGAACTTTGAGGAAAACCCCAATCAGTTACTCCAATATTTGCAGCATCAGTCTCCTGATGTTCTAGCGCGTGTCGCCCAGTCTGTCAGCCCCGAAATTAAGCAAATCATTTCCCAAAACGTCCAAGGGCTGGTGGGAATGCTTCCCGCAGAAAACTTCAATGTGCAAATTACTACAGACCGAGATAATCTCGCTGGGATATTAGCATCGGCAATGATGACGGGGTATTTCTTGCGGCAGATGGAGCAAAGAATGCAGTTAGATTATTTATCTGATGGGCAATAGTTAAAAGAGTCAAAGTCAAAAATCTCTAGACTCTGGACTTTGGCCTCTGGACTATTGACTATTTTTTGGGATAAATACCCGACTGCACTTTTAAAGTCTGTATTTTGCCACTGCGGTTGATTTCAAGTACGAGAATATCTCCAACTGTGCTGGACTCTACCAGTTTCTGCACTTGGGCGGCTGTTTTAACTGGCTTTGCGTTAACTTTTTGAATTACGTCTCCAGGGAGCAGTCCTGCCCGTTTTGCTGGGGAGTTATCGAGAACCCCCTTAATCACAACGCCAGTATCTTGCTTGATATTGAGCTTGTTTTCTAGATTAATTTGTTGTTTTTTTGTGGGAGATAAATCTGCCATTTCGATTCCCAAAAAAGGATGATCTACCCGCCCTTTAGTAAATAGTTCTTTGGCAACACGGGCTGCGGTTTCAATAGGAATAGCAAAACCTAATCCTTGGGCATCAGCACGAATGGCTGTATTCACGCCAATTACCTCACCTTGGGCATTTAATAAAGGCCCACCCGAATTACCTGGGTTAA encodes:
- a CDS encoding DUF760 domain-containing protein; this translates as MVFDPDFLNDNSEEHPNQLLSENFEENPNQLLQYLQHQSPDVLARVAQSVSPEIKQIISQNVQGLVGMLPAENFNVQITTDRDNLAGILASAMMTGYFLRQMEQRMQLDYLSDGQ